Part of the Bryobacteraceae bacterium genome is shown below.
GGCGTTGTAGTGCGCGGCCAGCCTCCGCGCGTGCTCCGCCGCCCCGGCCGATCTCTCCGACATGTCCACGGGTAGAAGAATGTGTTTCACCGCAAGCATTGGCCAGTCCTTTCGTACAACCGTAGTGCACGCTACCGGCCAATCATTGGTTCTGAAGGGGGGAACTGGCGCGCCCGGAGAGACTCGAACTCCCGACCTGCTGGTTCGAAGCCAGACGCTCTATCCGACTGAGCTACGGGCGCGCACCCTCGATTGTACACTCCCGCCTGGCGCGGCGGCGCTCGAGTTGGCGATCGGACTGCTACGATCAGTCCGAGGGCCCGTTGACAACTTCCAACCGCGAAACCGAGATCAAGCTCGCCGTGCCGGATGCCGCCTCGGCCGCCGCGCTTCTTCAGCGCGCCGGTTTCCACGAATCGGCCCCGCGCGCCTTTGAGTCGAATGAGCTCTGGGATTTCGCGGACTCACGGCTCCGCTCGAGCCGCCAGATACTCCGCATTCGCGAGTGCCGCGGCCAAACTGTGTTGACCTACAAAGGCCCGCCCGAGGCCGGTCCGCACAAGGTCCGGGAGGAACTCGAGGTCGGCGTGGATTCCGCCGCACCGCTGCGACTGATCGCAGGCCGGCTTGGACTGACGGCGGGATACCGGTACGAAAAGTACCGCACCGAGTTCTCTCTGCCTTCGGGGGCGGGCGTGGCGACGCTGGACGAAACGCCGATCGGGACCTTCCTGGAACTGGAGGGCGAGGCGTCGTGGATCGACGCAATGGCGGCGTCGCTGGGCTTCGCGCCGGGTGACTACATCCTCGCCTCCTACGCCACACTATGGAACGAGTATGCGAGGCGGAATGGGCTGGATCCGGCCGCGGGTATGGTGTTTCCCCGGGCCTTCGGCGACGAAGCCCCTTAGGTCGTCATGCAAAACCACTGAGTGACCGATCTCCGATTGAACCCTCCCCCCCCCTGGTGCTATTCTGGCCGTAACCGCAAGCAAGCAAACGTAGCAATGTTCGCCCAGGAGGGGGAAGGGAAAATGATTTCAAGCGGCCTGATCATCGCGATCTCGACGCTCCTGCTCGCCTATTGGTTCCGCTACACTTGCCTGCTGATCCTCTGTTCGAAGACTGATCGCAACTACGCTCCCGATATCGCCGGCAAGCACCATTTGGCCTACCCCAACGTGCGAGAGATCCTCACCCGGGCTCCCGCTTCGCTGGACCCACTGGCAGTGGCGCTGGAGCGCGACTACCAGATCGTGAAGAGTCTGCTTGCGCACGCCGACGGGTTCCTGGAGCCGTGGCCGATGGAGGAGTGGCTGCTGCGCGCCAACTTCGCCGGGCAACGCTTTCTGTACCGTCTGAGCCGGCGGCTTTCGGGCCGTATGGCGCGAGCCGCTCTGCGCGAGATGGTGGACGTGGTGGAGCACCTGGCCAACTCGAGCGGCGCCCGCGCGACGGGCTGAGACCGGCGACCGGGCCGCGGCGCGGGATCGGTGACAATTCGTGTGCCTCCCAATAAAGACCGTGTGCTTCAGGGGAAAACGTTTGGCTTCCAGCCGCCCGTTGGAGTATAAACATATTGTGTCGGGTTTGTTCCCGAACGGTCTGTGAATCCTCTGTGGAAAACTTTTCTAAGTATTGATCGCTCTGCAAGATAGCGTCCTCAGGCGAGAATGCGGATTGGCCTTGGTTTTCAAGAGGCTAAGGTGAACAACCTAAGGGCCGATTCACATCTTGAACCGTTCTCCCCGGCTCGGTTACGGTAGTGAAACATGGCTTCCCGCGACATCACGTTCGAGAGAGGGCTGCCGGCCAACGTGGATGCCGAACAGCTCGTCCTCGGCGCCATTCTCCTCGACGACAACAACTTTGTGGTAGTCGGTGCGACGCTGAAGCCGGAAGACTTCAGTCTCGAGAAGCACCGACGCATTTTCGGGGCTATGAGCGGGCTCTCCGAAGGGGGCGAAAAGATCGACCGGATCACGGTGGCCAACGAACTCATGCGCCGCGGCCAGCTCGAATCGGTGGACGGGCTGAGCTACCTGGTTTCTCTCGACGACAACCTCCCGCAGATCTACAATCTCGAAAGCTACGTCCGGATCGTCCGTGAGAAGGCTCTGCTCCGCCGGATCATTCTCAGTTCGCAGAAGCTGATCGAGCGCGCGATGCTGGACCAGGAGCCGCCGGACCTGCTGCTGGCCGAGGCTGAAGAGTCGTTCCTGCGCCTGGGCGACGCCGGGCACAGTTCGCTCAAGACTCCCGGCCAGATTATCGAGGAGTTCGAGGGGGGCATCAGCGCGTTCCTCGACCCGTCGCGCCGCGTGAGCGGTCTCGCCAGCGGCTTCTACAAGCTCGATGAGATGACCTCCGGTTTCCACCCCGGCGAACTCATCATCATCGCCGCCCGCCCGGCGATGGGGAAGACCGCGCTCGCGCTCAACATCGCCCAGCGGATCGCCACACGCGAGATCGACCCGCGGCCGGTGGCCGTGTTTTCGCTCGAAATGTCCTCCGAGCAGTTGCTCACCCGATTGGTCTGCGCCGAAGCGCACGTGGATCAGCAGAAGTTCCGCCTCGGGTACCTGAATCAAGACGAACGGCGGATGCTGCAGATGGGCGCGCTGAAGCTGGCCGAAGCGCCTCTGTTCATCGATGACACCGCGGCTGCGAACCTGATGGATATCCACGCGAAGTTGCGCCGCATCCAGGCCGAGCATGGATTGAGCCTTGTCGTCATCGACTATCTGCAACTGATGAGCGGACGCGGCCGGACGGAGAACCGGACCCAGGAAGTAAGCGCCATCTCCCGTGGTTTGAAGCTTTTGGCGAAGGAATTGAAAGTGCCGTTCCTGGTGCTCTCGCAGTTGAATCGCGGTCCGGAGACGCGCACCGTCGGCGACAACCTGCCGCAGTTGAGCGACCTCCGCGAGTCCGGGTCGATCGAGCAGGACGCCGACATGGTCTGGTTCATCTACCGGCCTGAGTACTACAAGCCGGACCGCGAGGATCTGAAGGGCCTCGCCGAGATCATCATCGCCAAGCAGCGCAACGGCCCCACGGGCAAGGCGAAGCTCGCGTTCCTCCGCCAGTTCACGAAGTTTGAGAATCTGGCCGAAGACGTCGAATAACCTCGGCGCGCGTCTTCTCGTGGCGGCCGCGGAAGGCCGCCCGCAGCGCCAGTTTCGCCGCCCAGCCGGCCAGCAGGTCCACGACTCGGCCGCCGGGCAGGGAAAACTGGATGTCGTCGATGAGCCGGGTATTCACGCCTTCCGGCACGAAGATGTGGCGATGCGTCCACTGGCGAAACGGTCCGGTCACCTGCGTATCCGCGAACAACCGTTGCGGCGCCAATTCGGTGTGGCGCGCCTGCCAACGTGTGCGAAGCGGACCCAGAGCGATTTCAATGACGAGCTCCGAGCCGGGGGCTAACGGCTTCCCGGTTCGCGCGGCAACCCGAAGACGCGGAAAAGAGGGCGCCAGCCGGTCCAGTGCGTCTGGTAGTTCGTGGAAAGCGAATACGGCCTCTACCGGCGCGTCGATCAGCGAGCTGTAGACAAACCGACACTGGGATCGGGTGCCGACGGACGCTCCGCGGGTGCAAAGATTTTCGAGCGCGGCTCAGTCCGTGGCGAACCCGTGCTGTTTCCGGTGGTGCGGGCCGTCGTAAACCTTGGTCGACTTGAACATCTCGTGACGGCCGTCACCGGCGACGTCCTTCACCGTGGCGCGGAAGGCCTCCATCTCGGCCTTGGAAAGCGGTTTGAAGGTGCGCGCCATGGCGACGTCTTCCTTCAACTGCTCCATCGACGTGATTCCAACCACCTGGGCCGATACCGGCACGCTGAGCGAGTACCGGTAGCAATCAACGGCCTTCAGGCCTAACTCCTCAATCAGCCGGCCCTGGGTGTTGCCGCCACAGAGGCCCTTCATCCCGATGACGCCGACGTCTTTCTTGACGCACGCCGGGACCACCTGCTGCTGGAAGCTGCGGTAGAAGTAATCGCACACGTTGATGGGCATCTGCGCCGTGTCCCAGGCGTGGGGCTTTCCGAGCATCTTCAGGTGGATGAGCGGATCCTTGTGGCCGGTGAAGCCGATGTAGCGGACCTTGCCCTGCTTTTTGGCCTCGAGCGCGGCCTTGAGGCCGCCTTTTTCGAACACCCAGTCGGGGTCGTTGTCATAGACCATTTCGTGGAACTGCCACAAGTCGAGGTGATCGGTCTTCATGCGGCGGAGGCTGTCTTCGAGGTCCCGCATCGAACCCTCGTAGTCGCGCTCGCAGTTCTTCGTCATCAGGAACACCTTGGAGCGCTTGCCGTCCATGCCGAGCGCCTTGCCCATCACCTCTTCGGCGTGGCCGTTGTGGTAGTCCCAGGCGTTGTCGAAGAAGGTTAGCCCCTCGTCGATGGCGGCGTGCATGATGCGCACCGCCTCGTTGTCGTCCTTCACGGAGCCGATGTGCCAGCCGCCGAGGCACAGGATCGAAACCTTTTCGTTGGTGCGGCCGAGCCGGCGCCGGGGGAGTCCCGTGGCCGAGGCCGAGGTAGTCTGCGCGATCACGGCTTCGGCCAGCGCAGTCGCGGAAAGCGCTCCCGCCGCCTGGTGCACGAAGTTCCGTCGCGAAGAGTTGTTCTCCATTTGTGGCTCCTGGTCGCTGGTTGCGATCGACCGTCTTCGATTCTAACCTGTAAGTCATGACTCCTACACCTTGTTCCCGGCGGCGGATGTTGCGGGTTTCGGCGGGTTCCCTGGCAGCCCTGGCCCTGAACGCACAGACCTCATCGAAGGCGGACGCGTCGCGGCTGGCGATGCCGGGCCTGCACAAGGGCAAGGTGGTGGCGGTGCAGAACCCCGCCTCGATCGTAGGCGGGAAGTTCGGCCCCGGACCCATCGCGGGCATGATCCGGACCGGGATGACGCGCCTGACCGGCGCTCCCGACGCCACGGCGGCCTGGAAGCAGTTTGTCGAGCCGGGCGACGTAGTGGGGATCAAGGTGAATCCGGTGGGCGCGCCCCATGTGGCATCGTCGCCGGAGGTGCTGCGAGAGATCATCGCCGGGCTGCAGTCGGCGGGATTGAAGCCGCAGGATATCGTGGTTTACGACCGTTACCGCCGGCAGTTCCTGGGCGCGGGCTTCGACAAGTGGATTCCGGAGAAGGTCCGGTGGTCGTCGGCCACCGAAGATTACGAAGAGATCCAGCACGCCATTGAAGGTTACGATCCGGATCACTACATGGACATGGCGCTCACGCACCCTGGCTACGATGTTTCGAACCTGACCGCGCGGCGGTCCTACGCGGCGAAGTTCATCACGCGCGAGGTCAACAAGCTGATCAATCTGCCGGTGCTGAAGGATCACCAGTCGGCCGGGGTGACGCTGGCGCTGAAGAATCTCTCGCACGGGCTGGTGAACAACGTGAGCCGAAGCCACTCGAGCAAGACGCTCAACGCGTGCGGCTCGTTCATCCCAGCTGTTGTGGCGATGCCGGTGATCCGGAACAAGACCGTTCTCCACATCATGGACGGCGTGAAGGCGCTGTATCATGGC
Proteins encoded:
- a CDS encoding aldo/keto reductase, which codes for MENNSSRRNFVHQAAGALSATALAEAVIAQTTSASATGLPRRRLGRTNEKVSILCLGGWHIGSVKDDNEAVRIMHAAIDEGLTFFDNAWDYHNGHAEEVMGKALGMDGKRSKVFLMTKNCERDYEGSMRDLEDSLRRMKTDHLDLWQFHEMVYDNDPDWVFEKGGLKAALEAKKQGKVRYIGFTGHKDPLIHLKMLGKPHAWDTAQMPINVCDYFYRSFQQQVVPACVKKDVGVIGMKGLCGGNTQGRLIEELGLKAVDCYRYSLSVPVSAQVVGITSMEQLKEDVAMARTFKPLSKAEMEAFRATVKDVAGDGRHEMFKSTKVYDGPHHRKQHGFATD
- a CDS encoding class IV adenylate cyclase encodes the protein MTTSNRETEIKLAVPDAASAAALLQRAGFHESAPRAFESNELWDFADSRLRSSRQILRIRECRGQTVLTYKGPPEAGPHKVREELEVGVDSAAPLRLIAGRLGLTAGYRYEKYRTEFSLPSGAGVATLDETPIGTFLELEGEASWIDAMAASLGFAPGDYILASYATLWNEYARRNGLDPAAGMVFPRAFGDEAP
- the dnaB gene encoding replicative DNA helicase, translating into MASRDITFERGLPANVDAEQLVLGAILLDDNNFVVVGATLKPEDFSLEKHRRIFGAMSGLSEGGEKIDRITVANELMRRGQLESVDGLSYLVSLDDNLPQIYNLESYVRIVREKALLRRIILSSQKLIERAMLDQEPPDLLLAEAEESFLRLGDAGHSSLKTPGQIIEEFEGGISAFLDPSRRVSGLASGFYKLDEMTSGFHPGELIIIAARPAMGKTALALNIAQRIATREIDPRPVAVFSLEMSSEQLLTRLVCAEAHVDQQKFRLGYLNQDERRMLQMGALKLAEAPLFIDDTAAANLMDIHAKLRRIQAEHGLSLVVIDYLQLMSGRGRTENRTQEVSAISRGLKLLAKELKVPFLVLSQLNRGPETRTVGDNLPQLSDLRESGSIEQDADMVWFIYRPEYYKPDREDLKGLAEIIIAKQRNGPTGKAKLAFLRQFTKFENLAEDVE
- a CDS encoding DUF362 domain-containing protein, yielding MTPTPCSRRRMLRVSAGSLAALALNAQTSSKADASRLAMPGLHKGKVVAVQNPASIVGGKFGPGPIAGMIRTGMTRLTGAPDATAAWKQFVEPGDVVGIKVNPVGAPHVASSPEVLREIIAGLQSAGLKPQDIVVYDRYRRQFLGAGFDKWIPEKVRWSSATEDYEEIQHAIEGYDPDHYMDMALTHPGYDVSNLTARRSYAAKFITREVNKLINLPVLKDHQSAGVTLALKNLSHGLVNNVSRSHSSKTLNACGSFIPAVVAMPVIRNKTVLHIMDGVKALYHGGPGARPQFVWEHKTMYFATDPVALDRIGWEEIDKKRVAAGMKTIALDRPDQFSTFVSRQPEHVELAGALGLGEWDREKIRLETIAMEPA